The Aequorivita sublithincola DSM 14238 genome window below encodes:
- a CDS encoding sulfate adenylyltransferase subunit 1 — protein MAIDNNQLLRFTTAGSVDDGKSTLIGRLLYDSKSIFEDQLAAVENTSKKKGHDNIDLAMFTDGLKEEREQGITIDVAYRYFTTPKRKFIIADTPGHIQYTRNMITGASTANAAIILVDARHGVIEQTKRHSFIASLLQIPHLIVCINKMDLVNYDEAVYDDIVSQYEKLSSKLVIQDITYIPISALHGDNVVNRSDNMNWYKGAALLYTLETLHISNDLNKIDARFPVQTVLRPQREGFIDYRGYAGRIASGVFRKGDIVVALPSGFTSKIKSIDGFEEEFEEAFVPMSVSITLEDDIDVSRGDMIVRTNNRPETSQEFDVMLCWMSSKPSQPRTKYTVYHTENSQKAMIKNVLYKVDINTYDRIKDQETFEMNDIGRVTIRTTKPLMIDSYGTNRTTGSIILIDDNTNETVAAGMIV, from the coding sequence ATGGCAATAGACAACAATCAATTATTAAGATTTACAACCGCAGGAAGTGTTGACGATGGTAAAAGCACCTTGATTGGAAGATTGCTTTACGACTCAAAGTCAATTTTTGAAGACCAATTAGCCGCCGTTGAAAATACGAGCAAGAAAAAAGGGCACGACAATATTGATCTTGCCATGTTTACTGACGGGCTTAAAGAAGAGCGGGAGCAAGGGATTACCATAGATGTGGCTTATCGTTATTTCACCACACCCAAAAGAAAATTTATAATTGCAGATACTCCTGGTCATATTCAATATACTCGGAATATGATTACGGGGGCTTCCACGGCCAATGCAGCCATTATTTTGGTGGATGCAAGACACGGCGTTATAGAGCAAACTAAGAGACACTCGTTTATTGCTTCGCTTTTGCAAATACCACACTTAATTGTATGTATCAACAAAATGGATTTGGTGAATTATGATGAGGCTGTTTATGACGATATCGTTAGTCAATATGAAAAACTGTCTTCCAAACTTGTAATCCAGGACATAACTTATATTCCGATAAGTGCTTTACACGGTGACAATGTGGTGAATCGTTCTGACAATATGAACTGGTATAAGGGTGCAGCATTATTATATACTTTGGAAACTTTACACATTAGCAACGACCTTAATAAAATTGACGCACGTTTTCCTGTACAAACGGTACTTCGTCCGCAAAGAGAAGGGTTTATAGACTATCGCGGGTATGCAGGTAGAATTGCCAGTGGGGTTTTTAGAAAAGGAGATATTGTGGTTGCGCTTCCATCTGGGTTTACTTCGAAAATAAAAAGTATAGATGGTTTTGAGGAAGAGTTTGAAGAAGCATTCGTGCCAATGTCTGTTTCCATAACCTTGGAAGACGATATAGACGTTAGCAGAGGCGATATGATTGTTAGAACCAACAACAGGCCAGAAACCTCGCAAGAGTTTGACGTAATGCTTTGTTGGATGAGCAGTAAACCGTCTCAGCCAAGAACAAAATACACCGTTTATCATACAGAGAATTCGCAAAAAGCGATGATAAAGAATGTTTTGTATAAAGTTGATATAAATACGTACGACCGTATAAAAGACCAAGAAACCTTTGAGATGAATGACATTGGGCGGGTAACCATCAGA
- a CDS encoding four helix bundle protein, whose protein sequence is MKSHNDLRVYQESMDLVIEIYKVTHNFPDSEKFGLTSQIRRASVSIPSNIAEGAARESKKEFKRFLYISLGSAAELETQIEISNRLGFIDDSKILKEKIYYIKRMLIKLIQTLKN, encoded by the coding sequence ATGAAATCACATAACGATTTAAGGGTTTATCAGGAGTCGATGGATTTGGTCATCGAAATATATAAGGTTACTCATAATTTTCCAGATTCAGAAAAATTTGGGCTTACTAGTCAGATTCGTCGGGCATCAGTATCCATTCCATCAAATATTGCTGAAGGTGCAGCGCGGGAATCAAAGAAAGAATTTAAAAGATTTTTATATATCAGTCTTGGCTCAGCCGCTGAATTGGAAACTCAAATTGAAATATCTAATAGATTAGGTTTTATTGATGATTCAAAAATATTAAAAGAGAAAATATATTATATTAAAAGAATGCTGATAAAGCTAATCCAAACTTTAAAAAATTAA
- the cysD gene encoding sulfate adenylyltransferase subunit CysD: MNKYFLDYLDELESEAIYILREVWAQFENPVILFSGGKDSILVTHLARKAFYPSKIPFPLMHVDTGHNFPETIQFRDDLIEELGVQLIVGSVQESIDTGRVAEEKGRNATRNALQITTLLDAIESNKVDCAIGGGRRDEEKARAKERFFSHRDDFGQWDPKNQRPELWNLLNGKYFEGEHFRAFPISNWTEMDVWNYIKRENISIPSLYLAHQREVVRRSDSWIPVSEHLKLEENEKIETKKIRFRTLGDITITGGIESDADTLEKIVEEVSAMRMTERGNRSDDKRSETAMEDRKKQGYF, from the coding sequence ATGAATAAATACTTTTTAGATTATCTAGACGAATTGGAATCTGAAGCCATCTATATACTTCGCGAAGTTTGGGCGCAGTTTGAAAATCCTGTGATTCTTTTTTCAGGTGGAAAAGATTCAATTCTTGTAACACATTTGGCCAGAAAGGCGTTTTATCCTTCTAAAATACCTTTTCCATTAATGCACGTAGATACAGGACATAACTTTCCTGAAACCATTCAATTTCGTGATGATTTAATTGAAGAACTTGGAGTACAATTAATTGTTGGCTCAGTTCAGGAATCTATTGATACGGGAAGAGTTGCTGAAGAAAAAGGTAGAAATGCTACGCGAAATGCACTCCAAATCACCACTTTATTGGATGCCATAGAAAGCAACAAAGTAGATTGCGCCATTGGTGGCGGAAGACGCGATGAGGAAAAAGCACGTGCTAAGGAACGTTTCTTTTCACATCGAGATGATTTTGGTCAGTGGGATCCTAAAAACCAACGCCCAGAATTATGGAACTTGCTTAACGGGAAGTATTTTGAAGGTGAACATTTTAGAGCGTTTCCAATAAGCAATTGGACTGAAATGGACGTTTGGAACTATATTAAACGTGAAAACATCAGCATCCCATCTTTATATTTAGCTCATCAACGGGAAGTTGTTCGGCGAAGTGATTCGTGGATTCCGGTTTCAGAACATTTAAAACTGGAAGAAAACGAAAAGATAGAAACCAAGAAAATCCGTTTTAGAACGTTGGGAGATATTACTATAACAGGTGGAATTGAATCTGACGCAGATACTTTGGAAAAGATTGTTGAAGAAGTTTCAGCAATGCGAATGACGGAAAGAGGAAATCGCTCCGATGATAAACGCTCGGAAACGGCGATGGAGGATAGGAAGAAGCAGGGGTATTTTTAA
- a CDS encoding four helix bundle protein: MKKIMAGNFEELNCWKECYNLKVYLKENVLIKLPKNEKFELYSQILRAARSSTANIAEGWGSYHYKENINFLRYSRGSVSEILDHSVEAKDCDYINLETLKEIRLQVEKCIQLINGYIRYLSNKNDEK; this comes from the coding sequence ATGAAAAAAATTATGGCTGGGAATTTTGAGGAATTGAATTGCTGGAAGGAATGTTATAATTTGAAAGTCTATTTGAAAGAAAATGTTTTAATTAAACTTCCAAAAAATGAGAAATTTGAATTGTACTCACAAATATTGCGGGCCGCTCGTTCTTCAACAGCTAATATAGCTGAAGGTTGGGGAAGTTATCATTACAAAGAAAATATCAATTTTTTAAGATATTCCAGAGGATCCGTTTCAGAAATATTAGACCATTCCGTTGAAGCAAAAGATTGCGATTACATAAATTTGGAAACTTTAAAAGAAATTCGCTTACAAGTCGAAAAGTGCATCCAACTGATTAATGGATATATAAGATATTTAAGTAATAAGAATGATGAGAAGTGA
- the cysC gene encoding adenylyl-sulfate kinase, with product MEENVIRHDFSISKIQRSELKKQKPMLLWFTGLSGSGKSTIADAVEMALFERGIHTYLLDGDNVRKGLNNNLSFSPEDRTENIRRIAEVANLMIDAGLVVLASFVSPYREDRENVKRIVGYNNFVEVFVNTPIEECEKRDTKGLYAKARAGEIKNFTGVNAPYEAPMIPDIEIDTTVVSVDEAVLVIMGVIAKKI from the coding sequence ATGGAGGAAAATGTGATTCGGCATGATTTCAGTATTTCGAAAATACAACGAAGCGAATTAAAGAAACAAAAACCAATGTTGCTATGGTTTACGGGGCTTTCGGGTTCGGGGAAATCTACTATTGCAGATGCGGTGGAAATGGCACTTTTTGAGCGTGGTATTCATACGTATCTTTTGGATGGCGATAATGTGCGCAAGGGTTTAAACAATAATCTATCTTTTTCTCCAGAAGATAGAACCGAAAATATTAGGCGCATTGCCGAAGTTGCCAACTTAATGATTGATGCTGGCTTGGTTGTTTTGGCGTCATTCGTATCTCCGTATCGTGAAGATCGAGAAAATGTGAAGCGTATTGTAGGTTATAATAACTTTGTAGAGGTTTTTGTAAATACGCCTATTGAAGAATGTGAAAAAAGAGACACGAAAGGGCTCTATGCAAAAGCAAGAGCTGGAGAGATAAAGAATTTTACTGGAGTCAATGCTCCTTATGAAGCTCCGATGATTCCTGATATTGAAATTGATACGACGGTGGTTTCGGTAGATGAGGCGGTTTTGGTAATTATGGGAGTGATAGCTAAGAAGATTTGA
- a CDS encoding DUF2061 domain-containing protein — protein sequence MRDPSRKRHIAKTITWRMVGTLDTILLSWFITGNPWTGLKIGLAEVFTKMILYYFHERVWFKINLSKKGIVRESRKRHIFKTLTWRGVGTLDTMLLSWLVTGNPLIGLKIGLSELLTKMILYYLHERVWYRMDYGLESRG from the coding sequence ATGAGAGATCCATCCCGTAAAAGACATATTGCCAAAACTATAACATGGCGGATGGTGGGAACCTTGGACACGATTTTGTTGTCGTGGTTCATCACGGGAAATCCTTGGACGGGACTTAAAATTGGTTTGGCAGAAGTATTTACGAAGATGATTCTGTATTATTTCCACGAAAGGGTTTGGTTTAAAATTAATCTTTCTAAAAAAGGAATTGTTCGTGAAAGTAGAAAACGCCACATTTTTAAAACCCTTACTTGGCGAGGGGTTGGAACCTTAGACACTATGTTGCTGTCTTGGTTAGTAACTGGAAATCCGCTAATCGGACTCAAGATTGGTCTCTCGGAACTTTTGACCAAAATGATTTTATATTATCTTCACGAACGCGTTTGGTACCGTATGGATTACGGGTTAGAGAGTAGAGGGTAG
- the cysQ gene encoding 3'(2'),5'-bisphosphate nucleotidase CysQ, giving the protein MKTNLSIAIKAALDAGIEILKVYETDFGVETKDDNSPLTQADKNANEVINGYLKPTGIQIISEENRQLDYSERKDWTRCWIVDPVDGTKEFIKRNGEFTVNIALIENGSPILGVIYVPVSKELYFTSEDEKSSKKIIVSSEKISLEEIFEKAKIIKPSPITSEVIVVGSRSHLNEDTKNFISEIEKDNRVEIVSKGSSLKFCLVAEGLAHIYPRFAPTMEWDTAAGHAICNAAGVLVIDQSTGKPMQYNKPNLLNNYFLVKR; this is encoded by the coding sequence ATGAAAACTAATTTATCAATAGCCATAAAAGCTGCTTTAGATGCAGGAATAGAAATACTTAAAGTGTATGAAACAGACTTTGGTGTGGAAACAAAGGATGACAATTCCCCTTTAACGCAAGCCGATAAAAACGCGAATGAAGTGATTAACGGCTATTTAAAACCTACAGGCATTCAAATTATAAGTGAAGAAAATCGTCAGCTAGATTATTCTGAAAGAAAAGATTGGACCCGTTGCTGGATTGTGGATCCGGTTGATGGCACTAAAGAATTTATAAAACGCAATGGCGAATTCACTGTAAATATTGCCCTTATAGAAAATGGCAGTCCGATTCTTGGTGTGATATATGTTCCAGTTTCAAAAGAACTATATTTTACTTCTGAAGACGAAAAATCTTCAAAAAAGATTATTGTTTCTTCGGAAAAGATTTCCTTGGAAGAAATATTCGAAAAAGCTAAAATTATAAAACCATCGCCAATTACTTCCGAAGTAATAGTTGTTGGTAGTCGTTCGCATCTAAATGAAGACACTAAAAATTTCATTTCAGAAATAGAAAAGGATAATAGAGTAGAAATCGTTTCCAAAGGAAGTTCTTTAAAGTTCTGTTTGGTGGCTGAGGGTTTGGCGCATATTTATCCGCGATTCGCGCCAACAATGGAGTGGGATACTGCGGCTGGCCACGCTATTTGTAATGCCGCGGGTGTTTTAGTGATAGACCAAAGCACAGGAAAACCAATGCAATACAACAAACCCAATTTATTGAACAACTATTTTTTGGTGAAGCGTTAA
- a CDS encoding Dps family protein, producing the protein MGYLNLDKTKTTATAKELNVLLADYHLYYQKLRNFHWNVVGKNFFELHVKFEEMYDDAKLKVDEVAERILTLRFQPESNFSNYLKTSNIKESSEDTKDVEMVKILLDDHGKLLKQMRKVVETADKAGDEGTIDMIGGFIGHIEKVSWMLDAWSMKSTDNHPEA; encoded by the coding sequence ATGGGCTATTTAAACCTAGATAAAACAAAAACTACTGCCACTGCAAAAGAATTAAACGTACTGTTGGCAGACTATCATTTATACTATCAAAAACTTCGAAATTTCCATTGGAATGTGGTTGGTAAAAATTTCTTCGAACTTCACGTAAAATTTGAAGAAATGTATGACGATGCTAAACTAAAAGTGGATGAAGTTGCTGAACGTATCTTAACACTCCGTTTTCAGCCAGAAAGTAATTTTTCAAATTATTTGAAAACTAGTAACATCAAAGAATCTTCTGAAGACACTAAAGATGTTGAAATGGTTAAAATACTGCTGGACGACCACGGAAAACTTCTAAAACAAATGCGAAAAGTTGTTGAAACTGCAGATAAAGCTGGCGATGAAGGAACCATAGATATGATTGGTGGCTTTATTGGCCATATTGAAAAAGTAAGCTGGATGCTGGATGCTTGGTCTATGAAGAGCACGGATAATCATCCGGAAGCGTAG
- a CDS encoding metallophosphoesterase produces the protein MIFKKFSFLFFTVCLISSCATYAPQFKDKDAKPIYPSDKKVEKTFYLVGDAGLSPMGGMSDALITFKKYLKKEKIPGNYTIFLGDNIYPAGMDPEGHPRRKLSENMIDAQHNSLKDYDGHTIFIPGNHEWYNDGVVGVAREENYVESKFPDQDAFRPSNGCPLESITVSDDIQLIVIDTQWFLEDWNKNPTINQNCDIKTREKFFIELELALEKNQNKTIVFAMHHPMFTNGNHGGYFALEKHLYPFQKKIPLPVLSSLVVQIRSRGGVSVQDRYNELYNNLMIRLQQLAKNNKRLVFVSGHDHNLQYIEKDGFQQIVSGAGSKESYAATGKDGFFSTGAQGFAVLDVFDDGSSWVRYFVKGENHEPKLLFQKEVIPAPKKLDISIYPKMFPQQYTVPIYKQDSISEALFFKTIWGSKYKDAYSKPVTAQVASLDTLYGGLKVINETKGADYNSLLLTDQKGNRYRMRKMGKKALQISRKIVFDDNKNEPSEPEKVDAPNLKGQGIGFYTASHPYAVMAVPDLARAINIFYTTPQLYYVPKQKRLGNYNETFGDELYLISIEPSESSEGEGLFKYPDDVETTDDILIKLQKTGDVSLDEENYIKSRLFDMLIGYWDREPDHWQWAEYFNRYKKNVFVPIPKNRDNAFSSFEGNISDLTRSLFNGSFESQVYGENITDLKRFNKESIILDRALLENSGRSQWKYLAKSIQDSITDAVIEKAFNEIPQEVQDESLADIKQKLKDRRENLVAIADKYYTFLSTLQTVVGTDYDDVFEITRLPDGKTNIKTFTTINGVISVTLTDRTYNHKDTKEIWVYGLSGKDKFIVNGKENDLIYIRAIGGNDEDTYALNEGRRVKVYDSESFPSIVESKNGGTIRFTDVYNLNTYDFRKQIERNQGFVSAIGYNPDDGFRAALQYVYRVDNFQRNPFSQKHVLGAAYFTDQNSFELSYSGEFANIQDDLNLSFGASLTSPNYNINFFGFGNETENFQDEKGFEYNRVEVQHISANVGLLRNSNFGSFFKLQTTFDSYDVNNSNVSIISDVSIPNMNKNSFFGTLEAIYNYRSYDEIRNPTIGMMFDLNVGVTDNLKDTDDIHGFIKSRIGFYNHLTKNRKLVLKTNVRNQVNIGGRYQFYQAATLGEDNGLRGYREQRFSGKSFLVGSADFRYSLPSFKIGLIPIDTGLYVGADLGRIWIKDDPSKKWHNSRGGGLWINGAGGLNANFSVFNSEEGTRITFGLGFDF, from the coding sequence ATGATTTTTAAAAAGTTTTCTTTTCTATTTTTTACGGTTTGTCTTATTTCCTCCTGTGCGACTTATGCACCTCAGTTTAAGGATAAAGATGCAAAACCTATATATCCTTCAGATAAAAAAGTAGAAAAGACCTTTTATTTAGTGGGTGATGCTGGCCTTTCGCCAATGGGTGGAATGAGCGATGCGCTTATCACTTTTAAAAAATATTTGAAGAAAGAAAAAATACCAGGGAACTATACCATCTTTTTGGGCGACAATATTTATCCAGCTGGAATGGATCCAGAAGGACACCCACGCCGAAAGCTATCTGAAAATATGATAGATGCGCAGCATAATTCATTAAAAGATTATGACGGACATACTATTTTTATTCCCGGCAACCATGAATGGTATAACGATGGCGTTGTTGGTGTAGCTCGCGAAGAAAATTACGTGGAATCTAAGTTCCCAGATCAAGATGCTTTTAGGCCCAGCAACGGTTGCCCCTTGGAAAGCATCACGGTTTCTGATGATATTCAGTTGATAGTGATCGATACGCAATGGTTTTTAGAAGATTGGAACAAAAATCCCACAATAAACCAGAATTGCGATATCAAAACCCGTGAAAAATTTTTTATTGAACTGGAATTAGCACTAGAAAAGAACCAAAACAAAACCATTGTTTTTGCAATGCACCATCCAATGTTTACTAACGGAAACCACGGTGGATACTTTGCTTTGGAAAAACATTTATACCCTTTTCAGAAAAAAATTCCATTACCAGTTTTGTCTTCTTTGGTTGTGCAAATACGTTCGCGAGGCGGTGTTTCGGTGCAAGATAGATATAATGAGCTTTACAATAATTTGATGATTCGCCTACAGCAGCTCGCCAAGAACAATAAAAGATTGGTTTTTGTTTCCGGTCACGATCATAACTTACAATACATTGAAAAGGATGGATTTCAGCAAATTGTTTCTGGAGCTGGCTCTAAGGAATCTTACGCTGCCACTGGCAAAGACGGTTTTTTTAGCACTGGAGCGCAGGGATTTGCAGTTTTAGATGTTTTTGATGATGGTTCTTCATGGGTTCGTTATTTTGTGAAAGGCGAAAATCACGAGCCAAAACTTCTCTTTCAAAAGGAAGTGATTCCTGCTCCAAAAAAATTAGATATTTCTATTTATCCTAAAATGTTTCCGCAGCAATACACTGTTCCAATTTACAAACAAGATAGTATTAGCGAAGCGTTGTTCTTTAAAACCATTTGGGGATCTAAATATAAGGACGCCTATTCCAAGCCAGTCACAGCTCAAGTGGCGTCCTTGGATACACTTTATGGAGGTTTAAAAGTTATAAATGAAACTAAGGGGGCAGATTACAATTCACTATTACTGACCGATCAAAAAGGCAATCGCTACCGAATGCGGAAAATGGGTAAGAAAGCCTTGCAGATTTCAAGAAAAATAGTTTTTGACGACAATAAAAACGAACCTTCCGAACCTGAGAAAGTGGACGCACCAAATTTGAAGGGGCAGGGAATAGGCTTTTACACCGCTTCCCACCCATATGCGGTTATGGCTGTTCCTGATCTTGCAAGGGCTATCAATATATTTTACACTACGCCGCAGCTTTATTATGTTCCCAAACAAAAGCGATTGGGAAATTATAATGAAACCTTTGGGGATGAATTGTATTTAATTTCCATTGAACCTTCTGAAAGCAGTGAAGGCGAAGGTCTTTTCAAATATCCAGACGATGTGGAAACTACGGATGATATTCTTATAAAACTTCAAAAAACTGGCGATGTTTCTTTGGATGAAGAAAATTATATAAAATCTCGATTGTTTGATATGCTCATTGGTTATTGGGACCGTGAACCAGATCATTGGCAATGGGCGGAATACTTCAACAGATATAAAAAGAACGTGTTTGTTCCCATTCCCAAGAATCGGGACAACGCTTTTTCAAGTTTTGAAGGTAATATTTCAGATTTAACGCGTTCGCTTTTCAACGGATCTTTTGAGAGTCAGGTTTATGGTGAAAATATAACTGATTTAAAACGATTCAATAAAGAAAGTATTATTCTAGACAGGGCGTTACTGGAAAATTCAGGTAGAAGTCAATGGAAGTATTTAGCAAAATCCATTCAAGACAGTATTACGGATGCGGTTATTGAAAAGGCTTTTAATGAAATTCCGCAAGAAGTTCAAGATGAATCTTTAGCAGACATTAAGCAAAAACTGAAAGATAGAAGGGAGAATTTGGTCGCTATTGCCGATAAGTATTACACCTTTCTTTCAACCTTACAAACCGTTGTGGGAACGGATTATGACGATGTTTTTGAGATTACCCGTTTACCAGATGGAAAGACAAATATCAAAACATTTACAACCATTAATGGTGTAATATCTGTTACCCTTACAGATAGAACCTATAATCATAAAGACACCAAAGAAATCTGGGTTTATGGCCTTAGCGGTAAGGATAAATTTATTGTAAATGGCAAGGAAAACGATCTTATATACATTCGAGCTATTGGCGGTAATGATGAAGACACTTATGCTTTAAATGAAGGAAGACGAGTAAAAGTTTACGATTCTGAAAGCTTTCCGAGTATTGTTGAATCAAAAAACGGTGGAACTATTCGTTTTACGGATGTTTACAACCTAAATACTTATGATTTTAGAAAACAGATAGAACGCAATCAAGGCTTTGTTTCGGCAATAGGTTACAATCCAGACGATGGATTTCGTGCTGCTTTGCAATACGTTTATAGGGTTGATAATTTTCAGCGAAACCCTTTTTCGCAGAAACATGTTTTAGGTGCTGCTTACTTCACGGATCAAAATAGTTTCGAGCTTTCTTATTCGGGAGAGTTTGCCAATATTCAGGATGATTTGAATCTTAGTTTTGGAGCAAGTCTTACTAGTCCCAATTACAATATTAATTTTTTCGGCTTCGGAAATGAAACGGAGAATTTTCAAGATGAAAAGGGGTTTGAATACAATAGGGTAGAAGTGCAACACATTTCTGCCAACGTAGGATTGCTTCGAAATAGTAATTTTGGTAGTTTCTTCAAGCTACAAACTACTTTTGATAGTTATGATGTGAACAATTCCAACGTTTCAATTATTTCTGATGTGAGTATTCCGAATATGAATAAAAACAGTTTTTTCGGAACTTTGGAAGCAATTTATAATTACAGAAGTTACGATGAAATCCGAAACCCAACTATTGGGATGATGTTTGACTTAAATGTGGGTGTGACTGATAATTTGAAGGATACGGACGATATACATGGCTTTATAAAATCACGGATAGGCTTTTACAACCATTTAACCAAAAATAGAAAGTTGGTTTTAAAAACAAATGTGCGCAATCAAGTTAATATTGGCGGGCGTTATCAGTTTTATCAGGCAGCCACTCTCGGGGAAGATAATGGATTGCGGGGGTATCGGGAGCAGCGGTTTAGCGGGAAGTCGTTTTTGGTAGGTAGTGCAGATTTCCGTTACAGTTTACCTTCGTTTAAAATTGGACTAATACCAATAGACACCGGACTTTATGTAGGTGCAGATTTGGGACGAATTTGGATAAAAGATGACCCATCAAAAAAATGGCACAACTCTCGTGGTGGCGGTTTGTGGATTAATGGAGCCGGTGGCCTGAATGCAAACTTTAGTGTATTCAATTCTGAGGAAGGAACACGTATTACTTTTGGATTGGGGTTTGATTTCTAA